The genomic DNA GACGCTTTAGATGTGCACCATAATCAGGGTCATCTTTTACAATGTTCTCATAAATATCTCTAGCCTGTTCAGTTCCCTGCTGTGCAGCTTGAAATGCTTGTTGCTTATCCTTACTATAAGGCACTACTGTCATCTCCTTCTAGGTGAAATCTACATTTACTATCTTTCCTTAAAATGAATAAAACATTCGAAGTTCTTTTTAGAATAAAAATAGTCTTTTATATCATCCTATTGTTAGAAGGAGGGATACTGATGGCAGAAAAAAATACCTACAAGGATATCCGTAAAAATTCTCCTAAAGGTAATAACCCGGGTCAACCTGAGCCTTTGAGTGGTTCAAAAAAGGTTAAAAACCGAAACCATACTAGACAAAAGAATAACCAAGGACATGATATGTAAACAAATAGAATGAATTAAAGCCGCTACATTTAGCGGCTTTCTTTATAGATTCTTCAAGATAGAAATTAAAGTAGCTGATTCATCTTCCATTATTGTTCTAAAATCAAGAATTATTTGTTCATTTTTTATCCGTGTAATTACACTAGGCTTTGACTGTCTAAGTAATGTTGCAATTGTATCTGCTGACTGTCCATTTTTATGAAGAGTGACTACATAGGTAGGTAAAAGAACTTCTGGCATCGTTCCACCGCCGACTTGGGAGAAATCCTCAGTGACCTCACATTCAAATCCAATTGTTGCTTCATTCATTTTGGCGACAAATTGATTAGCACGTTCTTTTATTGTTTCTGGAGTCAAAAGAATATCCCTGACTGTTGGAATAGATATGATTTTTTCCGTATCTTGAAGGTATGCTTTTAAAGTAGCTTCAAGAGCAGCAAAAGTCATTTTATCTACTCGTAACACTCGTGCTAACTGGTGTTTTTTTAGCTTATCTATGAGGATCTTCTTACCTGCGATAATACCAGCTTGAGGACCTCCTAGTAATTTATCTCCACTAAATGAAACGATATCGACTCCTTGATCTATAATGTCAGCAACAACTGGTTCATCTCCAATAGAATTACCTTTGAAGTCAAAAAGCGAACCACTTCCTAAATCTTCATAGAAAATAACTCCATCATTCTTTTTAGTTAGAGAAACAAGTTCATCACTCTCAACAGTTTTTGTAAACCCAATTGTTTTAAAATTACTTGTATGCACTTTCATAATCATTGCTGTATTTTCATCAATTGCATTCTCATAATCATAGAGATGTGTTTTATTCGTGGTACCTATTTCAATCAGGTTTGCTCCACTCTCTTCCATAATAGATGACACCCGAAATGAACCACCAATTTCTACTAATTGTCCTCTTGAAACAATTACATTTTTATCTTTTGCTAGGGCCCGTAAAATCAAATAAACAGCAGCAGCATTATTGTTTACGACCATTGCAGCTTCAGCACCCGTAACATTTATTATCAATTCTTCAATGATATCGTGCCTTGAGCCCCTCTTACCAGATGATAAATTATATTCTAAGTTTGAATAATTCCTTGCTACATTTACCACTTGCTCGATAGCCTTTTCACTAAGTCTTGCCCTGCCCAAATTAGTATGTAACACAGTGCCAGTTGCATTAATAACGGGTTGTAAGTAATACTCACTTATTCTAATACAATCATTTTCAACATGTGTAAACAGTAAATCAATAAATTCAGTTTTAGCTGTACTTGGTCCATTAAAGTTACCATTTAATAGATTACTTCGAACCTGCTGTATTTGATTTTGAATAAGCTCAGTAACAAGTTCATGATGTAGTTTATAGGTTGAGACCAGTTGTTGAAAACGATTGTCCTTTTGCATTTCATGAATCGGTGGTAATTGTCTTACATATTCTTTCATGCTTGTTTCCTCCAGAATAAATCTCTTATCTACATTATAGCCTAATTTTTTAACTTCCAAATGAAAAGAGGCTGTCATTTTAACAGCCTCTCCTAATTACATTTGCTCCATTTTAGCTATAACTTCTTCTGCTGTAGGAAATTTTCCTACCTCTAATTTTGAAAACACTTTTTCACCATTTACAGTCACTTCAAATGCCCCACCTGATGCAGGGATTAGTTCCAAGTTTTTAATACCATGCCTAAAATGGCTGAATAGTCCTTCCGCGAAACTCGCGGCTTTGGGTGCGAAGTTTCACATCATAC from Cytobacillus luteolus includes the following:
- a CDS encoding Rdx family protein; the encoded protein is MNEYKVTVEFCMMUNFAPKAASFAEGLFSHFRHGIKNLELIPASGGAFEVTVNGEKVFSKLEVGKFPTAEEVIAKMEQM
- the selA gene encoding L-seryl-tRNA(Sec) selenium transferase translates to MTASFHLEVKKLGYNVDKRFILEETSMKEYVRQLPPIHEMQKDNRFQQLVSTYKLHHELVTELIQNQIQQVRSNLLNGNFNGPSTAKTEFIDLLFTHVENDCIRISEYYLQPVINATGTVLHTNLGRARLSEKAIEQVVNVARNYSNLEYNLSSGKRGSRHDIIEELIINVTGAEAAMVVNNNAAAVYLILRALAKDKNVIVSRGQLVEIGGSFRVSSIMEESGANLIEIGTTNKTHLYDYENAIDENTAMIMKVHTSNFKTIGFTKTVESDELVSLTKKNDGVIFYEDLGSGSLFDFKGNSIGDEPVVADIIDQGVDIVSFSGDKLLGGPQAGIIAGKKILIDKLKKHQLARVLRVDKMTFAALEATLKAYLQDTEKIISIPTVRDILLTPETIKERANQFVAKMNEATIGFECEVTEDFSQVGGGTMPEVLLPTYVVTLHKNGQSADTIATLLRQSKPSVITRIKNEQIILDFRTIMEDESATLISILKNL
- a CDS encoding small acid-soluble spore protein P yields the protein MAEKNTYKDIRKNSPKGNNPGQPEPLSGSKKVKNRNHTRQKNNQGHDM